A single Pedobacter sp. PACM 27299 DNA region contains:
- a CDS encoding nucleotidyltransferase produces the protein MNLFIEKHQGLLKELLLNKVDFIVIGGYSVIFHGYARSTGDVDLWLRPDNVNKLKLLDVLKQMNFDEEDILHIAELDFKKHIVFSMWDEPEKVDFLTRISMIEFEQADQRKIIADIDGVKIPFLHLNDLVLSKFNTGRLKDKADIEELQKIQKEKGSIT, from the coding sequence ATGAACCTTTTTATTGAAAAACATCAAGGCTTACTAAAGGAGCTTTTATTAAACAAAGTTGATTTTATTGTAATTGGTGGCTATTCTGTAATATTTCATGGCTACGCAAGAAGTACTGGCGACGTGGATTTATGGTTAAGACCAGATAATGTAAATAAGTTGAAATTGTTAGATGTTCTAAAACAAATGAACTTTGATGAAGAAGACATACTACATATTGCCGAACTTGATTTTAAAAAACATATTGTCTTTTCAATGTGGGATGAACCGGAAAAAGTAGATTTCCTGACTAGAATTAGCATGATTGAGTTTGAGCAGGCCGATCAGAGAAAAATTATTGCAGATATTGATGGTGTAAAAATTCCGTTTCTTCACCTTAATGACCTAGTATTGTCGAAATTTAACACTGGTAGATTAAAGGATAAAGCGGATATAGAAGAATTGCAAAAAATACAAAAAGAAAAAGGGAGTATTACATAA
- a CDS encoding helix-turn-helix domain-containing protein translates to MKHFKTISELYSLNGFPPPENPLLGLILCSQLSTCSLAYSEFTSDFYMIALKKMKSGTFLYGKTKYDHDNGSLSFVKPRQIIKLENIELEEEGFIIYIHEDFLLNQPLHTEIKKYGYFDYEVNEALHLSPKEEEIIWDLFYKIQSEYNNNQDEYTRDIMITHIDSILKYAQRFYKRQFLNRNVFSGTIISKFNDTLKVYFETGNLEKKGLPTVKYMADQLSISARYLSDLLKQETGKAALDHIHLFLINEAKNILMSTNNTVAQTAYQLGFENPPYFSRMFKKEVGLTPIQYREQFLN, encoded by the coding sequence ATGAAACATTTTAAAACCATCAGTGAATTATATAGTTTAAATGGCTTTCCGCCACCGGAAAACCCTTTGCTTGGCTTAATTTTGTGCTCGCAGTTGAGTACCTGTTCACTTGCATACTCAGAGTTTACAAGCGATTTTTATATGATTGCACTCAAAAAGATGAAGTCAGGTACATTTCTTTATGGCAAAACAAAGTACGACCATGATAACGGCTCTCTATCATTTGTAAAGCCAAGGCAGATCATTAAGCTAGAAAATATTGAATTGGAAGAAGAAGGTTTCATCATTTACATTCATGAAGACTTTTTGCTGAATCAGCCTCTCCATACTGAAATCAAAAAATATGGCTATTTCGATTATGAAGTTAATGAAGCACTGCATTTGTCACCCAAAGAGGAGGAGATCATCTGGGATTTGTTTTACAAAATACAATCAGAATACAACAATAATCAGGATGAATATACCAGGGACATTATGATTACTCATATAGACTCTATCCTGAAGTATGCACAGCGCTTTTATAAAAGACAATTTTTAAATCGTAATGTGTTTTCAGGAACTATTATTTCGAAGTTCAATGATACGTTGAAAGTCTATTTTGAAACTGGGAACCTGGAAAAGAAGGGATTGCCAACTGTGAAATACATGGCCGATCAACTGAGTATCTCAGCCCGTTACTTAAGTGACTTACTTAAACAGGAAACGGGTAAAGCGGCTTTAGACCACATCCATCTTTTCTTAATTAATGAAGCGAAAAATATATTGATGAGTACAAATAATACCGTGGCACAAACTGCTTATCAGCTTGGCTTTGAAAATCCACCTTATTTTTCCAGGATGTTTAAGAAAGAAGTTGGCCTTACTCCAATTCAATACAGAGAACAGTTTTTGAATTAG
- a CDS encoding DEAD/DEAH box helicase, with product MLERNINETLLNNEPSSKALVQMLLNIDEKKTLGPTALYHHFPLYPDNLSDKLITANILFCSQKFGIVIFKSIDYSNRTELNISEIVDELDQIDRLIYAKIIKDAPDLRKGRRELKLNITTIVYLNNFNKDEDEVIEFGDFLTVTSEIELDSFIRFYKSPLTDAEYKDLKATIEGSKAIPRPAERKTSTNSKKDRGYILTLIENEICSFDLEQKRAALLTIDGAQRIRGLAGSGKTIILAMKAALLHLQNDQADILYTYYTKTLHDIVKRLITRFYRQFAEKDPNWDRIHIMHAWGGKGLEGVYYNACNANYISPINYTDAKSSSQKDPFEYVCEQLNEEILIPFYDYALLDEAQDFPVTFYRLCRQLTKNNRVVWAYDDFQNILQVNLQSEKETFGKDENGDWHIDFDKKDDELQDIILHQCYRNPRKILVTAFALGLGIYNQDENNRVQIIQRLESNAHWSSLGFEIEEGDSNVGSKMVINRPLENSPLLKNELLDDEDEIIKILSFSSSDEECNKVCELILQDIESGLNPEDISVICLDNLYAKRYFSDISRCLTENGLKVFNLLTAPNDNTIYKIKGHITLSTIFRAKGNEGGSVYALGIDTVFSPTKKNDITERNKLFTVITRAQGWITLTGTGNLDQCLKEFDLLKKNNFKLIFIQPSEEEVNTIRQDINKNQFNLNKLDKMAEELAKNMGVTKEELLGTFMNDKKAKGR from the coding sequence ATGCTTGAAAGAAATATTAATGAAACATTACTAAATAATGAGCCAAGTTCTAAAGCTTTGGTTCAAATGCTTCTAAATATAGATGAGAAGAAAACCTTAGGTCCAACGGCGTTGTATCATCATTTCCCTTTATATCCTGATAATCTTTCAGACAAATTAATTACTGCGAATATTTTATTTTGTAGTCAGAAATTTGGAATTGTAATTTTTAAAAGTATTGATTATTCAAATAGAACGGAATTAAATATTTCTGAAATTGTTGATGAGTTAGATCAAATTGACAGATTGATATATGCGAAAATTATAAAAGATGCACCTGATCTCAGGAAAGGAAGACGTGAACTAAAGCTAAATATTACAACAATTGTTTATTTAAATAATTTCAACAAAGATGAAGATGAGGTTATTGAATTTGGTGATTTTTTAACTGTAACATCTGAAATTGAATTGGATTCCTTTATTAGATTCTATAAATCTCCTTTAACAGATGCAGAATACAAAGATTTAAAGGCAACAATTGAAGGTTCTAAGGCAATACCGAGACCAGCGGAAAGAAAAACGAGTACAAATTCTAAAAAAGATAGAGGTTATATCCTCACTTTAATTGAAAATGAGATATGTAGTTTTGATCTAGAGCAAAAACGTGCTGCACTATTAACAATTGACGGTGCGCAAAGGATAAGAGGGTTAGCAGGATCAGGAAAAACAATCATCTTGGCGATGAAGGCTGCATTATTACATCTTCAAAACGATCAAGCGGATATTTTATATACATATTACACAAAAACGCTTCATGACATAGTTAAGCGCCTTATAACTAGGTTTTATAGGCAATTTGCGGAAAAAGATCCTAATTGGGATAGAATTCATATTATGCATGCTTGGGGAGGCAAGGGTTTAGAGGGCGTTTATTACAATGCCTGTAATGCTAACTATATATCACCAATAAATTATACTGATGCTAAATCCTCAAGTCAAAAAGATCCTTTTGAGTACGTTTGTGAACAGCTTAATGAAGAAATCTTAATTCCATTTTATGATTATGCATTGCTAGATGAGGCGCAAGATTTTCCAGTCACATTTTATCGTCTTTGTAGGCAGTTAACGAAGAACAATAGAGTCGTCTGGGCATATGACGACTTTCAAAACATCTTGCAAGTTAATCTTCAGAGTGAAAAAGAAACATTTGGAAAAGATGAGAATGGGGACTGGCATATAGACTTTGATAAAAAGGATGACGAGTTACAAGATATAATTCTTCATCAATGTTATAGAAATCCAAGAAAAATACTAGTTACAGCATTCGCATTGGGGCTTGGGATTTATAATCAAGATGAGAATAATAGGGTTCAAATAATTCAAAGACTGGAAAGTAATGCACATTGGAGTAGTTTGGGTTTTGAAATAGAAGAAGGTGATTCTAATGTTGGATCAAAAATGGTAATTAATAGACCATTGGAGAATAGCCCTTTACTGAAGAATGAACTTTTGGATGATGAAGATGAAATAATTAAGATATTATCATTTTCTTCCAGTGATGAAGAATGTAATAAAGTTTGTGAATTAATATTACAGGATATCGAGAGTGGATTAAACCCTGAAGATATCTCGGTGATATGTTTAGATAATCTTTACGCAAAAAGATATTTTTCTGACATTTCACGTTGTTTAACCGAGAATGGCTTAAAAGTTTTTAATCTATTGACCGCTCCAAATGATAATACGATTTATAAAATAAAGGGGCACATTACTCTATCTACAATATTTAGAGCAAAGGGGAATGAAGGCGGTAGTGTTTATGCATTAGGTATAGATACGGTGTTTTCACCAACTAAAAAAAATGATATTACTGAAAGAAATAAGCTTTTTACAGTTATTACAAGAGCACAGGGATGGATAACCCTCACAGGTACGGGTAATCTAGATCAGTGTTTAAAAGAATTTGACCTGCTTAAGAAAAACAATTTCAAGTTGATTTTTATACAACCTAGTGAGGAGGAGGTAAATACTATAAGACAGGATATAAATAAGAATCAATTCAACTTGAATAAGTTGGATAAAATGGCAGAAGAGCTAGCTAAAAATATGGGCGTTACTAAAGAAGAACTTTTAGGGACTTTTATGAACGATAAAAAAGCGAAAGGAAGATAA
- a CDS encoding acyltransferase family protein has translation MNHNSLSVKPHYPILDGLRGVAAIIVVTFHLAEPLGTGHLDILVNHGYLAVDFFFLLSGFVIGYAYDDRWQKMTIGTFFKRRIERLQPMVILGMTLGAIGFYYTDSTIWPLIHTVPIWKMLLVMLIGYTVLPIPLSMDIRGWQEMHPLNSVGWSLFFEYIANILYAVGVRKFSKTALGILVLIAAIALAHLAISSPNGDLSGGWTLTTEQVRIGMTRMMFPFFAGLLLSRMAKPTRIKHAFLWCSLMIAIVLYMPRIGGTEHLWMNGIYESVCVIIIFPLIVYLGASSLVHSQNEHKICKFLGDISYPLYLVHYPLVYFYVAWISNHKGITILQAWPYALLILIGSIILAYASLKWYDEPVRKWLRKKLG, from the coding sequence ATGAATCACAATTCCCTTTCCGTAAAACCGCATTATCCAATATTAGATGGATTACGTGGCGTCGCAGCCATCATCGTAGTCACCTTTCACCTGGCCGAGCCATTAGGAACGGGGCACCTGGATATCCTGGTCAACCATGGCTATCTGGCTGTCGACTTTTTCTTTCTGTTGTCTGGCTTTGTGATCGGTTATGCTTATGACGACCGCTGGCAAAAAATGACCATCGGTACTTTTTTTAAACGGAGGATCGAAAGGCTTCAGCCGATGGTAATATTGGGCATGACGCTCGGTGCAATCGGGTTTTATTATACAGATTCAACGATCTGGCCGCTCATTCATACTGTTCCCATTTGGAAAATGCTGCTGGTGATGCTCATCGGTTATACTGTGCTGCCTATTCCCTTATCAATGGACATACGAGGCTGGCAAGAAATGCACCCACTCAATAGCGTTGGCTGGTCATTGTTCTTTGAATACATCGCTAATATCCTCTATGCTGTCGGCGTCAGGAAGTTCTCAAAAACAGCATTGGGGATTTTGGTGTTGATTGCGGCTATAGCGCTCGCTCATTTGGCGATCAGCAGCCCCAATGGAGATCTCAGTGGCGGTTGGACGCTGACTACTGAACAGGTTCGTATAGGTATGACCCGGATGATGTTTCCCTTTTTTGCAGGTCTGCTACTTTCAAGAATGGCGAAACCCACCAGGATTAAACATGCATTTTTATGGTGCAGCCTCATGATCGCCATCGTATTATATATGCCACGCATAGGTGGTACTGAGCACCTTTGGATGAATGGAATTTATGAATCAGTATGTGTCATTATCATTTTTCCGCTCATCGTTTATCTGGGTGCCAGTAGCCTGGTACATTCACAGAATGAGCATAAGATCTGCAAATTCTTAGGAGACATCTCTTACCCGCTTTACCTGGTACATTATCCGCTGGTTTATTTTTACGTCGCCTGGATCAGCAACCATAAAGGCATTACTATCCTGCAAGCCTGGCCTTATGCCTTATTGATCTTGATTGGCAGTATTATTTTGGCGTATGCAAGTTTGAAATGGTATGATGAACCGGTTCGCAAATGGCTGAGAAAAAAGCTGGGATAA
- a CDS encoding SDR family NAD(P)-dependent oxidoreductase: MKKTILITGASRGFGKIWAEAFLKRGDQVIATARNIESLKGLVETYGSSMLALELDVTNRAQTFEVIGKAHTHFGGLDVVINNAGYGLFGTIEEASEQEAREQFEVNVFGTLWLSQAAIPLMRAQGTGHIIQVSSVLGIASIPNLGLYNASKWAVEALSEAMAAEIKQFGIHTTLVEPIGYSTDWSGASAVHSKTIDVYDGLRAAVYKEMENMPFGHPDATADAILKVVDAEVPPLRIFFGKTALPWINQVYADRLAGWEEWSEVSVAAHG; this comes from the coding sequence ATGAAAAAGACAATTTTAATAACCGGAGCTTCTCGTGGGTTCGGAAAAATATGGGCAGAGGCCTTCTTAAAACGTGGCGATCAAGTAATTGCTACAGCCAGAAATATTGAATCGTTAAAAGGACTGGTCGAAACTTACGGCAGTTCAATGCTTGCTCTGGAGTTGGATGTCACCAACAGGGCACAAACTTTTGAGGTGATCGGTAAGGCGCATACTCATTTTGGAGGATTGGATGTGGTCATTAACAATGCCGGTTATGGTCTGTTTGGTACGATTGAAGAAGCCTCTGAACAGGAAGCTCGTGAGCAATTTGAAGTGAATGTTTTTGGCACCTTATGGCTAAGTCAGGCAGCAATACCGCTGATGAGAGCGCAGGGGACTGGGCATATTATTCAGGTATCCAGTGTTTTAGGAATTGCCTCAATCCCGAATCTAGGGCTATACAATGCTTCAAAATGGGCAGTTGAAGCATTAAGTGAAGCAATGGCGGCAGAGATAAAGCAATTTGGAATTCATACCACTCTGGTAGAACCTATTGGTTATTCTACGGATTGGTCTGGCGCTTCGGCCGTACATAGCAAAACCATTGATGTTTACGATGGGCTGCGAGCTGCAGTGTATAAAGAAATGGAAAATATGCCATTTGGTCATCCAGATGCCACTGCTGACGCAATCTTAAAAGTTGTAGATGCAGAAGTACCACCGCTTCGTATTTTCTTCGGTAAGACCGCATTACCCTGGATAAATCAGGTTTATGCTGATCGCTTAGCCGGTTGGGAAGAATGGAGTGAAGTATCAGTGGCAGCACACGGATAA
- a CDS encoding helix-turn-helix domain-containing protein, which yields MGAFNGLLLSIYFAINAKKKIFTNYFLSLLLLVLSIRIIKSVFFYFNPNLSNIFIQIGLSACVLIGPFLFLYLKTYSEDEKPSWTKHVIPYLTILTILGFFYPYVEHRTIWSTWIIKAISAQWMIYIVLSFKSIHPVIQKIKGKENLRKIDIWVLSIYLGVTLIWLAYTTSAYTSYIAGALSFTFILYVNVLLLIFRASNGINFFQEKEKYKNKEIDEKTLELIGQKLSIIVEKELFLHPNFTLEEAAKELKVSKHLLSQYLNEILGKSFSNLIREYRVEKAKKLLETENNYTIESLGYDSGFSSKSTFFTAFKKTTGMTPAEYQKSYLK from the coding sequence TTGGGTGCTTTTAATGGCCTCTTACTTTCCATATATTTTGCCATAAACGCTAAAAAGAAGATTTTCACAAATTACTTTTTATCCTTGCTGCTGTTAGTTCTAAGCATCAGAATTATAAAATCAGTGTTCTTTTATTTCAATCCTAATTTATCCAATATTTTTATTCAAATTGGACTTTCGGCCTGTGTTCTGATTGGTCCATTTCTATTTTTATACCTCAAAACGTACTCAGAAGACGAAAAACCAAGTTGGACCAAACATGTGATCCCTTATCTGACAATCCTCACAATTTTAGGTTTTTTTTATCCTTATGTTGAACATCGTACAATTTGGTCAACCTGGATCATAAAGGCTATATCTGCGCAATGGATGATTTACATTGTTTTATCCTTCAAAAGTATTCATCCTGTTATTCAAAAAATTAAAGGCAAAGAAAACCTGCGTAAAATAGATATATGGGTACTGAGTATATATCTGGGTGTTACCTTGATTTGGCTGGCCTATACCACCTCTGCTTACACCTCTTACATCGCTGGAGCGCTGTCATTTACATTTATCTTGTATGTAAATGTGTTACTTTTAATTTTCAGGGCTAGTAATGGAATCAATTTCTTTCAAGAAAAAGAGAAATACAAAAATAAAGAGATTGACGAAAAAACGCTGGAACTCATTGGCCAAAAACTATCCATCATCGTTGAAAAAGAACTATTTCTCCATCCAAATTTTACACTGGAAGAAGCCGCAAAAGAACTGAAAGTATCAAAGCATTTATTGTCTCAGTATCTAAATGAAATACTTGGCAAATCTTTCTCCAATCTCATTAGAGAATACAGAGTTGAAAAAGCAAAAAAGTTATTGGAAACCGAAAACAACTATACTATTGAGAGTTTAGGATACGATAGTGGCTTTAGCTCAAAATCGACCTTCTTTACTGCATTCAAAAAAACAACAGGTATGACGCCCGCAGAATACCAAAAATCCTACCTAAAATGA
- a CDS encoding YdeI/OmpD-associated family protein, which yields MQKMEITRICPESRSAWRQWLAQNSIDKQAVWLVYYKKKSESTTITWNDAVEEALCFGWIDGVRKTIDADTFMQYFCKRKAKSTWSKINKLKVQSLIEQGIFTPAGHKSVEIAKSNGSWSILDDVEELIIPLDLEKEFESRPGSKELFLSLSKSKKKEILQSLVLARRPETRQARIIKMVELIRG from the coding sequence ATGCAAAAAATGGAGATAACGCGTATTTGTCCAGAAAGCAGAAGTGCATGGAGACAGTGGTTAGCCCAAAACTCAATTGATAAACAAGCCGTATGGCTTGTTTATTACAAAAAGAAATCCGAATCAACAACCATTACCTGGAACGATGCTGTGGAGGAAGCCCTTTGTTTTGGCTGGATAGATGGTGTCAGAAAAACTATTGATGCCGATACATTCATGCAATACTTCTGTAAAAGAAAGGCTAAAAGTACCTGGTCAAAGATCAATAAGTTAAAAGTTCAGTCCCTGATTGAACAGGGGATTTTTACTCCTGCAGGTCATAAAAGCGTAGAGATCGCAAAAAGCAATGGATCCTGGTCAATTTTAGACGATGTAGAAGAATTGATCATCCCCTTAGATCTGGAAAAAGAATTTGAATCCAGACCAGGGTCAAAGGAACTCTTCTTAAGTCTTTCTAAATCTAAAAAGAAGGAAATTTTGCAGTCGCTGGTCCTTGCTCGTAGACCAGAAACGAGGCAAGCAAGAATTATTAAGATGGTCGAACTGATCCGTGGTTAG
- a CDS encoding AraC family transcriptional regulator: MRSLRQFSAVNVQRVIFNEGAEQDVVNDFYEFLYICSGAGKLRKDGQEVSFKNGDIFFINRRKEYYISADTEVELITIRFTEAGKRVLRSLTDQNSNVIVSVSKIKSSKNLKVRLQNEDLALAEKIVFLMLDMNQHPEKNENLFYFQLLSLIAIIERNLSFGEIKNEKNSGPQLIDKILKHIHKNLKDPKMLSLSYMAETFRMPLHQLPIYFKQEMGISIKGYIGRERLTATAYLLTHTADTISQICRSFGYADESHFYKRFKKEYGLSPSDYRLKAC; this comes from the coding sequence GTGCAGCGTGTTATTTTTAATGAAGGTGCAGAGCAGGATGTAGTCAACGACTTTTACGAGTTCCTCTATATTTGTTCAGGAGCGGGTAAATTGAGAAAGGACGGGCAGGAAGTCAGCTTTAAAAATGGTGATATCTTTTTTATCAACCGTAGGAAGGAATACTATATTTCGGCGGATACTGAGGTAGAACTGATCACGATCCGATTTACCGAGGCTGGAAAAAGGGTGCTCAGGAGCCTGACTGACCAAAATAGTAATGTCATCGTTTCAGTTTCTAAAATTAAGTCTTCAAAAAACTTAAAAGTTCGATTGCAAAATGAGGACCTCGCACTTGCCGAAAAAATAGTTTTCCTGATGCTGGACATGAATCAACATCCTGAAAAAAATGAGAACTTGTTTTATTTTCAACTACTCAGCCTTATTGCTATCATTGAACGCAACCTTTCCTTCGGGGAGATTAAAAATGAGAAAAACTCAGGTCCGCAGTTAATTGATAAAATCCTAAAGCACATCCATAAAAATTTAAAAGATCCGAAAATGCTAAGCCTTTCTTATATGGCTGAAACTTTTCGAATGCCATTGCATCAGTTGCCTATTTATTTTAAACAGGAAATGGGCATTTCGATTAAAGGATATATAGGTCGTGAGAGATTAACTGCCACAGCTTATTTGTTAACCCATACTGCCGATACCATTTCACAAATCTGCCGCTCATTTGGCTATGCCGATGAAAGTCATTTTTATAAGCGCTTTAAAAAGGAGTATGGTTTGAGCCCATCTGACTATCGGTTGAAGGCATGCTGA
- a CDS encoding DUF6119 family protein produces the protein MAAIKPTIYLIKENVIEPKQIFKKEYRLISEEKDGITLFYKASKSTTPDWADYLAENFEISTKAFKNSSSYAVLVLKIDNRLLAIPLGMGLHMIDLTKTDYNFGLKTAINCIPKSEIRQIDTTTPETNSQKTKKQAVIGSSPEDFGINKQKDILRGIVGKLPKGHELGEALEGKDSLRVTKSVEGFLKLKSLCKKVLTYYNSKNYKLDYPWIDNIAMVRDRSLIDHLTKLLAKTLKAGKFEDMFFSPPVYYEAIFEFNGFIFSTGDGTRLNKKNAFEMPDMADWKKSVGTSIKEMSLENIDKFKVNLVSDAHSKELDWPLQRCLSWETEFNNIKYILSEGNWYAVAPSFFNVVNEFYKQRVLDPHDFPTPSKSKIKESVYNEEISDANNDRYLFDLGNSKSKPFSIGKDKNEACDVFDSKTKTFIHVKMGKTSPSLSHLFRQGSFSGQLLKQDISSRIEFRKHLNTHGCNPNVIPEPYIPSDCKVTFAIVLGKTQKKDIPFFSKVSFRDVVENNLELMGYECQLTFVTLP, from the coding sequence ATGGCAGCGATCAAACCTACTATTTACCTTATCAAGGAAAATGTAATAGAACCAAAACAGATTTTCAAGAAAGAATACCGATTAATTTCAGAAGAAAAAGACGGGATAACACTTTTTTACAAAGCTAGTAAGAGTACAACTCCTGATTGGGCTGATTATCTAGCCGAAAACTTTGAAATTAGCACAAAAGCTTTTAAAAACTCGTCTTCGTATGCCGTATTGGTATTGAAGATTGATAACCGGCTTTTAGCAATCCCCTTAGGCATGGGACTGCATATGATAGATTTAACAAAAACGGATTATAATTTTGGGCTTAAAACCGCTATTAACTGCATCCCAAAATCAGAAATAAGACAAATTGACACCACAACACCAGAGACGAATTCTCAAAAAACAAAAAAACAGGCTGTAATAGGTTCAAGCCCAGAAGATTTCGGTATAAATAAGCAGAAAGATATTTTACGTGGAATAGTTGGAAAACTCCCTAAAGGCCATGAACTTGGTGAAGCATTGGAAGGAAAGGATAGCTTAAGAGTCACTAAGAGTGTAGAGGGATTCCTTAAACTCAAATCTCTATGTAAAAAAGTCTTAACCTATTATAATTCAAAAAACTACAAACTAGATTACCCTTGGATAGACAATATAGCCATGGTTCGAGATAGATCGTTAATTGATCATCTTACCAAACTATTAGCTAAAACACTCAAAGCTGGTAAATTTGAGGATATGTTTTTTTCTCCTCCAGTATATTATGAAGCCATTTTTGAATTTAACGGTTTTATCTTTTCTACAGGTGATGGAACTCGGCTGAATAAAAAAAACGCATTTGAAATGCCTGATATGGCAGATTGGAAGAAAAGCGTGGGAACTTCCATCAAGGAAATGTCATTAGAAAATATCGACAAGTTTAAGGTCAATCTAGTGAGTGATGCTCATTCGAAAGAACTTGATTGGCCATTGCAGCGTTGTTTATCTTGGGAAACTGAATTTAATAATATTAAGTATATTCTTTCCGAAGGTAACTGGTATGCAGTAGCTCCTTCCTTTTTTAATGTGGTTAACGAATTCTATAAACAAAGGGTTTTAGATCCGCATGATTTTCCAACTCCTTCAAAGAGCAAAATAAAGGAAAGTGTATATAACGAAGAAATTAGTGATGCCAATAATGACAGATATTTATTCGACCTTGGTAATTCAAAATCAAAGCCATTTAGTATAGGTAAGGATAAAAATGAAGCGTGTGATGTTTTCGACAGTAAAACAAAAACATTCATACACGTAAAGATGGGCAAAACTTCTCCGTCCTTAAGCCATCTCTTTCGACAGGGGTCTTTTAGCGGACAATTATTAAAACAGGATATAAGTAGTCGTATAGAGTTCAGAAAACATCTTAATACCCACGGTTGTAATCCGAATGTGATTCCTGAGCCATATATACCTTCAGATTGCAAAGTGACATTTGCAATCGTACTAGGAAAAACACAGAAAAAAGATATTCCATTTTTCAGCAAAGTTTCTTTCAGGGATGTAGTTGAAAACAATCTAGAGCTAATGGGGTATGAATGTCAATTGACTTTCGTTACTTTACCTTAA
- a CDS encoding helix-turn-helix transcriptional regulator, producing the protein MIDNDTKRLSRLTAILTQLQTRRTLTATELAKKFLVSTRTIYRDIRALEQAGVPVLTEEGKGYRLMEGYRVPPVMFTEKQANALILAEQLVLKNKDTSFVNDYIEAVEKVKAVLGYNVKDKAMLLAERTRFELNVKSAKSSNNLSDLQLALTNFLVIKIEYINEAGSISDRFIEPFALVSTTENWLLIAWCRLRTEFRYFRIDRIRKLDILDEKFNPHQMTLQQYFDKYY; encoded by the coding sequence ATGATTGATAACGACACGAAAAGACTCTCCCGTTTAACCGCAATTTTGACTCAATTACAAACACGGCGTACACTGACGGCAACTGAACTGGCCAAAAAGTTTTTAGTAAGTACCAGGACCATATATAGAGATATAAGAGCGCTGGAGCAGGCTGGCGTACCTGTTTTAACGGAAGAAGGGAAAGGCTATAGATTGATGGAAGGCTATCGTGTTCCGCCAGTTATGTTTACCGAAAAACAGGCTAATGCTCTTATTCTCGCCGAACAATTGGTGCTTAAAAACAAAGATACCTCATTTGTAAATGACTATATCGAGGCTGTAGAGAAGGTCAAAGCAGTGTTGGGCTATAATGTTAAAGATAAAGCGATGTTACTTGCTGAACGCACCCGTTTTGAACTAAATGTAAAAAGCGCAAAAAGCAGTAATAACCTGTCCGATCTTCAACTTGCCCTAACCAATTTTCTTGTCATTAAAATTGAATATATAAATGAAGCTGGAAGTATCTCTGATCGATTCATAGAGCCCTTTGCTTTAGTCAGCACAACAGAAAATTGGTTGTTGATTGCATGGTGCCGCCTGCGCACTGAATTTAGATACTTTCGGATAGATAGAATCCGAAAACTGGACATCCTCGATGAGAAATTCAATCCACATCAGATGACTTTACAGCAGTATTTCGATAAATACTATTAA
- a CDS encoding RidA family protein, which yields MQKRTIDSWKWAEGTNSVQAVEIKQCEGTLYCSGQVAIDANGIPSSGNMREQFIQTTQNLEQLIKESGYECNGIVRLNVYTTSNNEFFSSCVDLYQGWIQKHNIKQATTLIEVAGLFAGLTIELEATVVK from the coding sequence ATGCAAAAGCGAACAATCGATTCATGGAAATGGGCTGAAGGCACCAACTCAGTACAAGCCGTAGAAATTAAACAATGTGAAGGAACCCTTTATTGCTCTGGTCAGGTGGCTATTGATGCAAATGGAATACCAAGCAGTGGTAATATGAGAGAACAATTTATCCAAACCACACAGAATTTAGAACAATTAATCAAAGAATCTGGTTACGAATGCAATGGAATTGTAAGGTTAAATGTATATACCACTTCAAATAACGAGTTTTTCAGTTCTTGTGTTGACCTTTATCAGGGCTGGATCCAAAAGCACAATATTAAACAAGCGACAACACTGATTGAAGTGGCAGGATTATTTGCGGGTTTAACCATAGAATTGGAAGCTACGGTAGTAAAATAA